The DNA window AATTTGCCAAGCATCGCCTCTGCTTCGTCAGCGTGATCGAGCGTTACGGAAAATCGGGCGCGGTGGCCCACGGATTGTTGCAAAATTTTGGGCTGCAAGCGGGCGCGGTTGCGAGTTCGGTCGGGCACGACGCGCACAACGTCATCGTCGCAGGAACCAACGAGAGTGACATGCAACTCGCCGTGGAAACGCTCCGCAAATCCAACGGCGGAGTCGTGGTCATTCGCGACGGCAAAATCCAGGCGCTGGTCGAACTCCCCATCGCCGGCCTGCTCTCCGACAAGCGCGCCACTGTCGTCGCCGAAGAAACGACGCAACTCAAAAAGGCCTGGGTCGAGTCCGGTTGCACCCTGCCCTACATGGGTTTCAACCTCATCCCGCTCTCGGTCATCCCCGAAATTCGGATCACGGACAAGGGGCTGGTGCTCGTCCCGCAGTTAGAAATCATCCCGCTCTTCGAGTAAAAGCCCGTTCCCGCAGGGCTTTCGGTCGTTCCCGCAGTGACTACAAAGTCACCATGTCGGGCTCGTCTTCGCAGACTTCGCTGCGGCCGCCGAACTTGTGATAGACAAATTTCGCCGCCGGAATGGTCTTTTTCGTGGTGCCGCTGGCGAGTTCCAGTCCGGCCTCGCGCAGGTAGGCGAGCGAAGCAGCCAAAAGCTGGGTACCGAGGCCGCGATTGCGGTATTCCACCAGAATGCACGGGCCCGAAATAAGCTGGTTTGGGGCGTCGGTGTCGGTGGTCAAAATGGACGCGCCGATGACCCGCGTGCCATGGGTGAGGACGAGGCATTTCGGCTCCTTGGAGCCAAATGCGTCGCCGATTTGGCCGGTCAAAGTGGGCCAGATGCGGTTGAGCGAATCGCTCCAGTCGGAGTCCAATGAAAATGCGCTGAAGATGGCTTTGCGAACCACTTCCTCCTCGTTGCGCACGGCGCGCCGGATGGTGTAATGGGAGGGCAAATCCGTCTTGGGAGCCTCGTAAGTCTTGAGGTCCCAGATAAATTTCAGCCAGTTGGTGAGCTTCATGCGGCGGAACTCTGCTTGCTGCCCTCTCCGAAAGCAACCGCCAATTCTGGATTCGCTGGCGAATCGCAATTGGAGGCGAGCCATTGGCTCCTATCTAGCAGCGTGGGAGGCGAAAGTTCAGGGCCTCACCCGATGCCTAGACGCGCGGGGCCTTGAAGGATTCGCGGAAATTGTAATAAAAGTCCGTGTGCCGGGCGAGACCGCGCCGCAAGACGGCTTTGAAGGTCGGCATGTCGGCGAAGTCGAAGATTAGATCGACGCTGTAAATGAAGGCCAGCATCTCGTCGTTAGTCGGCAGATTATTGCCCATCAGCACGACGTATTCGTTGCGCCGAATCTCTGCTGGCAGCTTCGCTACGGCTTGGAGAATTTCATTTTCCTCGAT is part of the Chthoniobacterales bacterium genome and encodes:
- a CDS encoding GNAT family N-acetyltransferase, whose product is MKLTNWLKFIWDLKTYEAPKTDLPSHYTIRRAVRNEEEVVRKAIFSAFSLDSDWSDSLNRIWPTLTGQIGDAFGSKEPKCLVLTHGTRVIGASILTTDTDAPNQLISGPCILVEYRNRGLGTQLLAASLAYLREAGLELASGTTKKTIPAAKFVYHKFGGRSEVCEDEPDMVTL